One segment of Rosa chinensis cultivar Old Blush chromosome 6, RchiOBHm-V2, whole genome shotgun sequence DNA contains the following:
- the LOC112173945 gene encoding cytochrome P450 84A1, with protein sequence MDLILQSLQCSPMLLFLLLLLLASLIFLSRLSRKLPYPPGPKGLPIIGNMLMMDQLTHRGLAQLGKLYGGLVHLQIGVLHIMAVSTPKMAREILQAQDSVFANRPANVAIAYLTYDRADMAFANYGPFWRRMRKICVMNLFSRKRAESWASVREEVNETVLTVAEKIGSPVNIGELVFALTRNITYRAAFGSKSHEGQDEFMKILQEFSKLFGAFNMQDFLPWLGWMHAQAFQNRMAKARKSLDVFIDKIIDDHMAKKTTKKDDSEAETDMVDELLAFFGNDALNEGDDSNSAFALTRDNIKALIMDVMFGGTETVASVIEWTLAELMKSPEDLKKVQQELVDVVGLSRRVQETDLENLTYLKCAVKEALRLHPPIPLLLHEAVEDGVVAGYSFPAGSRVYINAWAIGRDPSAWDEPEKFKLSRFLKDGSPDFKGSDFEFIPFGSGRRSCPGMALGLYGLEMAVAHLLHCFTWELPNGMKASELDMNDVFGLTAPKAVQLVAVPNYRLNCPL encoded by the exons ATGGATCTCATTCTGCAATCCCTGCAATGTTCACCCATGTTGctgtttcttctccttctcctactTGCTTCCTTGATTTTCTTATCTAGGTTAAGTAGAAAACTCCCATACCCACCAGGTCCAAAAGGGTTACCGATTATCGGTAACATGCTAATGATGGACCAGCTCACGCACCGGGGGCTAGCCCAACTTGGCAAGCTATACGGCGGCCTTGTCCATCTCCAAATAGGCGTGCTGCACATCATGGCTGTATCAACCCCAAAAATGGCCCGCGAAATCCTCCAAGCCCAAGACAGCGTCTTTGCGAACCGGCCCGCTAATGTTGCAATTGCTTACTTGACGTATGACCGGGCCGACATGGCGTTTGCCAACTACGGCCCGTTTTGGCGTCGTATGCGCAAGATTTGCGTCATGAATCTATTTAGCCGAAAACGGGCCGAATCATGGGCCTCGGTACGTGAGGAAGTCAATGAAACGGTCCTCACTGTGGCGGAAAAAATTGGTTCACCGGTTAACATTGGGGAGTTGGTTTTCGCCCTCACGCGGAACATTACCTACCGAGCTGCGTTCGGCTCAAAATCGCACGAAGGGCAAGACGAATTTATGAAGATTTTGCAAGAATTTTCAAAGCTTTTTGGGGCATTCAATATGCAAGATTTTCTACCATGGTTGGGTTGGATGCATGCACAAGCATTCCAAAACAGAATGGCCAAAGCTCGCAAATCGTTAGATGTGTTCATAGATAAAATTATCGATGACCACATGGCTAAGAAGACTACTAAGAAAGATGACAGTGAGGCTGAGACAGATATGGTTGATGAATTACTCGCTTTCTTTGGAAATGATGCTCTAAACGAAGGTGACGACTCCAATTCTGCCTTTGCACTCACCAGAGATAATATCAAGGCGCTGATTATG GATGTGATGTTTGGTGGAACTGAGACTGTTGCATCAGTGATCGAATGGACCCTAGCTGAGCTAATGAAGAGTCCAGAAGATCTCAAAAAGGTTCAACAAGAGCTCGTCGATGTCGTAGGGTTGAGCCGTAGAGTCCAAGAAACCGACCTGGAGAACCTAACCTACCTCAAATGTGCAGTCAAGGAAGCCCTCCGTCTCCACCCACCAATACCTCTCCTCCTCCACGAGGCCGTCGAGGACGGCGTCGTGGCCGGGTACTCGTTCCCCGCAGGGTCAAGGGTCTACATCAACGCGTGGGCGATAGGGCGTGACCCCTCTGCATGGGACGAGCCCGAAAAGTTTAAACTCTCCAGGTTTCTGAAAGATGGCTCCCCCGATTTCAAAGGGAGTGACTTCGAGTTCATCCCATTCGGGTCCGGCCGGAGGTCGTGCCCGGGGATGGCGCTCGGGCTTTATGGGTTGGAGATGGCTGTGGCTCATCTGCTTCATTGTTTTACGTGGGAGTTGCCGAATGGGATGAAGGCTAGTGAGCTTGACATGAACGATGTGTTTGGATTGACTGCACCCAAAGCTGTTCAGCTCGTTGCTGTGCCAAACTACAGGTTGAACTGCCCGCTTTGA
- the LOC112170549 gene encoding uncharacterized protein LOC112170549, producing the protein MDKEGEDGDERFQNQNPNPNPNQSRGSTRGRSCKGCLYYSSLHKSKSKYPTCVGFYRTLNQVPSYIVGETELEASKADRSLTDFKYGCVGYSVFLDRKDSSDPHKKQAELPFCVGLEILYDKRPADQAHAPTPAHKSGDNVRPLPQPRSYKPHSTGDEYLTRFKRNAGLVASGVARNLNRVGNHIKQSVDNILFGRSK; encoded by the exons ATGGATAAGGAAGGCGAAGACGGAGACGAAcgatttcaaaaccaaaaccctaaccctaaccctaatcagAGCAGAGGTTCAACAAGGGGAAGATCCTGCAAGGGTTGCCTCTATTACTCTTCTCTacacaaatccaaatccaagtaCCCCACCTGCGTTGGCTTCTACAGAACTCTCAAtcaag TACCCAGCTACATTGTGGGAGAAACGGAGTTGGAAGCTTCAAAAGCCGATCGCAGCCTTACGGATTTTAAGTACGGGTGTGTCGGTTACTCGGTGTTCTTGGACAGGAAAGATTCAAGTGATCCACATAAAAAACAGGCGGAATTGCCATTTTGTGTTGGTCTTGAG ATATTATATGACAAAAGACCCGCAGACCAGGCTCATGCTCCTACTCCTGCTCATAAAAGTGGAG ACAATGTTCGACCTCTACCTCAACCTCGAAGCTATAAACCACATTCAACCGGAGATGAGTACCTGACCAG GTTTAAGAGGAACGCTGGCCTAGTAGCATCAGGTGTTGCTAGGAATTTAAACAGAGTAGGCAACCATATAAAACAGAGCGTGGATAACATCTTATTCGGAAGGTCCAAGTAA